The Devosia sp. genome segment CACGGCTCCCAGGGTTTGCATGAGTTTCATTCCGTCCCATCTCCTTGTGGAATTCTTCGTTTCTGACTTCTGCCCATGACGTCCGGACAGCTGTTATGGCCTCGCCGCGGTTTTTACCCGCTGGTCAAGATTGCTGGACGGTATTACGCATTTCCGTCTACTGACAAGCGAAAGATTGACCTAAACGTCACCTGACCACCGATTGTGAACATGCTCCGCCCTACCCGGTTTGAGGCAAGCGATTGCCCGATTTGGATCGGTTCAGGATTCATGTTCCAAGAGTCGGGGCGGCTAAACCGGTCCGCGCAAGGCCATCCTAAGAAGCTGACGGACGCGCTCAGCCGAAGAGGCCACTTCGCTGTGCAAAAAAGATCACCAGGGCCACCCCGACAAGCACCGCAAAGGGCAGCCAGCCGGGCAGCGGCGCCCGAGGCTTGGGGGCCTCGGGATCCGGTTTTTTCTCGGGCCTGCGGAACTTTACGACATTGTCGCTCATGCAGCGCTTTCCACGATGGCGGCCACGCCCATGCCGCCGGCGGTGCACACCGAGATCAGGGCCCGCTTGCCCGGATCGCTCGCCAGCATCTTGGCCGTAAGGCCCAGAATACGCGCGCCGGTGGCGGCAAAGGGATGGCCATAGGCCAGGCTCGATCCCTTGACGTTGATCGCCGCCGGATCGATTTCGCCCAGCACCGTGTCACGGCCGAGCACGTCGCGGCAATAGTCCGGATCGGTCCAGGCCTTGAGCGTGCACAGAACCTGGGCGGCAAAGGCCTCGTGCAGTTCGAAATAGTCGATATCCTCGAATCCCAGCCCCGCCCGGGCCAGCATGTCGGAAACGGCAATGGTCGGGGCCATCAACAGGCCATCGCCATGGGCGAAGTCATTGCCGGCCACCCGCCCCGTGGTGAGATAGGCCTGGATGGGCAGGCCGCGCGCCTTAGCCCATTCCTCGCTGGCCAGCAGCACCCCGGCCGCGCCATCGGTGAGCGGCGTCGAATTGCCGGCCGTCAGCGTGCCCTGCCCGCTCGACTTGTCAAAGGCGGGCTTGAGCGTCGCCATCTTCTCGACATTGGCGTCGGCCCGCACATTGTTGTCCTTGACCAGGCCCGCGCAGGGCACCAGCAGGTCGTCGTGGAAGCCATCTTCATAGGCCTGGGTGGCATTGCGATGGCTGGCCACCGCCAGATGATCCTGCGCCTCCCGTGAAATCTTCCACTCGCGCGCCATCAGTTCGCAATGCTGGCCCATGGAGAGGCCCGTGCGCGGCTCGTTGACCGACGGCGCCACCGGCGTCAGTTCGCCAAAGGAAAAACCCTTGAAGGCGCCCAGCTTCTGCCCCGTGGTCTTGGCGGCATTGGCATTGAGCAGGCGGTGCTGGAACTTGGGCCCGAAAACGATTGGGCTGTCCGACACCGTGTCCGAACCGGCCGCAATGCCGCTGTCGATCTGCCCCGAGGCAATCTTGCCCGCCAGCATCAGCGCCGCCTGCAGGCTGGTGCCGCAGGCGATCTGCATGGTCGTGCCGGGGGTGCGCGGATCGAGCCCGGCATCCAGCAGCGCCTCGCGGGCAATGTTGAAATCGCGGGAATGGTTGATCACGGCCCCGGCGACAACTTCATCGACCTTCTGGCCCTTGAGGCCATATTTGTCGGCCACCCCGCCCAGCACGGTGGCAAGCATGGACAGGTTGGTTTCATCCGCATAGGCCGTGCCGCCGCGGGCAAAGGGAATACGGGCCGAGCCGACAATGGCAACGCGCTTGAGTTCAGTCATCAATTGATCTCCGATTGGGCACCTATGCACCTCTCCCCTGAGGGGAGAGGTCGGCGCGCAGCGACGGGTGAGGGGTTCAGGATATCGGCTCGGGCCGAGAGGCCTTCACCCCTTACCCCGGCCCTCTCCCCTGAGGAGAGAGGGGGCCGATCTGCGCTTGAACAGATATCAATCCGCATCACGCCCGCCCATCCGCGCGCGCCTTCATCGGTCCACCCAGGAACGGCGCGAAGCCGGTCCCCATGATGACCCCGACATCGGCGAGGTCCGGCGAGGCGACCACGCCCTCGGCCACCACCACCTCGGTCATGTCGACCAGCGGCTTTACCAGCTCGCGGCCAAGGCCTGCCAGGTCGCGGTGCTCGGGCACTTCGCCTTTCACCGCCTTGCCCTTCTCCCACTTGTAGAAACCCTCATCGGTCTTGCGTCCCAACTTGCCCGCCGCGATCAGCCGCGCAAACTTGGAATTTTCCGGCACCGCATGGCCCAGTTCGGTCGCCACCGACCGGCCGACGTCAAGGCCCACCGTATCCATGAGTTCGATCGGCCCCATCGGCATGCCGAAAGCCACCGCCGCCGCGTCGAGCAATTCCTTGCTCTCGCCGCGTTCCACCCGCTCCACCGCGCCCAGCATGTAGGGCATGAGCACGCGATTGACGAGGAAACCCGGCGCGGATTTCACCACCACCGGCGACTTGCCGATGGCCAGGGCAAAGCTTGCGCCCTTGCCGATGGCCTCGTCGGAATTGAAGGTCGAGCGGATGACTTCCACCAGCGGCAATTGCGCCACCGGATTGAAGAAGTGCAGCCCGATCAGCCGGCCCGGGTCGGCCAGTGCCTCGGCAATGCGTTCCAGCTCGATCGAGGAGGTATTGGTCGCCAGGATCGCGCCCGGCTTCAGCCGGCCCTCGACGCCCTTGAAAATGGTCTGCTTGACCTCGAGCTTTTCCACCACCGCCTCGATGATCACATCGGCGCGGGAAACCCCTGTGCCCTGCGGGTCGGGCACCAGGCGCAACATGGCCGCGTCGACCTCGCGCTTTTTCTTGTAGCGTTTCTGGAACAGCTTCTTGGCCCGGTCCAGCGCCGGCTGGATGCGGGCCATGTCGAGATCCTGCAGGGTTACGCTCATGCCGCGATAGGCGCACCAGGCGGCAATATCGCCCCCCATCACGCCCGCGCCGATCACATGCACCCGCGCAAACTTGGCGCCCTTGATGCCCTGTTTCTTGAGCCCTTCGGAAAGGAAGAATACCCGGCGCAGATTGGTCGCGGTCGGCGAGGCCATCAGCGGCACGAAGGCAGCGATCTCGCCCTTGACCATGGCCTGCCAGTCATTGCCGTGCTCTTCGAACAGGTCGATCAGCGCATAGGGGGCGGGATAGTGTTCCTTGCGTGCCTTCTTGCCGGCCTGTTCGCGCATCTGCTTGGCGACGACCCCGCGCAGCGGACCCATGGCCATGGCGCGCTTGTTGAACCCGGCCGGCGTCGATTTGCGCTTCTGCAGCACCGCCTTGCGGCCTTCCCAGCGCAGCATGTCGCGATGGCGCACCAGCTTGTCGACGAGGTTGAGGCCCCGCGCCGCGCCGGCCCGCAGCATCTTGCCGGTCAACATGATGCTCATGGCATCGACCGGACCGGCCTGGCGGATGGAGCGGCCCGTGCCGCCAAAGCCGGGAAAGATGCCCAGGTTGACTTCGGGGAAGCCAATGCGGGTCTTGTCGTCATTGACGGCGATCCGGTAGTGGCAGGCGAGCGCCAGTTCGAGCCCGCCGCCCAGGCAGAAGCCGTGGATACCGGCCACCACCGGCACCTTGAGGTTCTCGATCCGCCAGAACAGGGCATGGGTGCGCTTGAGCGCCTCGGTCAGGATAGACGGTTCGCTGATGCTGTCGAATTCGCTGACATCGGCCCCGGCGATGAAGCCGCTGTCCTTGCCCGAAAGCAGCGCCACGCCGACCAGCTCGTCGCGCTTGGCCAGGTCCTCGATCCGCGCCACCAGCGTTTCGAGCTCCATGATGGCCTCGCGGCTCAGCGTATTCACCGAACCCTCCGGCGAATGGATGGTCAGCCAGCCGATTTTTTCGAAATCGGTGTGGAAGCTCCAGTGTTTCGTATCGGTTGCCTGTGGGGCGATCATGGTCACTCCTCGCGTTCGGCTCATTGTCCGTGATGGAGTTTCCTCCACCGGGTCATTCCCGCGAAAGCGGGAACCCCTGTTTACCCTTCAACGGAGGTTCCCGCTTTCGCGGGAATGACTCCGCATTTCTCCCTACTCCGCGGCCTGCTGCGTCGTGGGTTTCAGCACATCCATCTGGAAGTCATCGACATGCACGGCGCGGTTGGTCGCTTCATCGGCCGCGCGCATGACGCCGGCCTCGTTGTCGTTGAGCACCCCGGCCGCCACGGCATCGTCGATGGCATCGCGGTCGAGCCGCCGCTCGAACACGCCCTTGCGCGCCGCCTTGACGAACTTGGCCTCGATGTCCTCGGCTTCCGTCACCTTGATAAAGGCATCTTCGAGCACGCCTGTGACGTCATTGGGGTCCATGGACACATAGACGCCGGTGGTCAGCCGGTCGCGGAAGCCGCCGGGCCGCAGCACCGCACGCACGAACCGGTAATTCACCCGGTCGCTGGCGCGCTTGGCGTGCCGCCCCAGCGGGAAGCACAGAAAGCGCATGGCATTGGCAAAGAACGGATTGGGGAAGTTGGCAAAGACCTCGGCGAAGATGCGCTCCATATTGGCCACGCGATCCGCCATGATCGCGTCGATCAGTTCGCGATCTTCTTCGATCCGCCCTTCCTCGTCGAAGCGCTTGAGTGTCGCCGACATCAGGTAGAGTTCACCCAACAGATCCGCCATGCGGCCGGACAGCTTCTGCTTGCGCTTGAGTGCCCCGCCCAGAACCACCGTGGTCCAGTCGGCAACCAGGGCAAAATCCTGCGCATAGCGGTGCAACCGGCGATACCAGCGCGTCATCGGGCCCTGATTGGGCGAGGAGGCGAAGGCGCCGTTGGTCAGGCCATGGAGGAAACTGGCCACGATATTGCGCAGCATGAAGGCCGTGTGCCCGCCAAAGGCGCCGTCGAACGCATCGAGCCCCGCCTTGCGATCCTTGTCCTGCACGGCCTGGATTTCGCGCAGCAGGTAGGGATGGGCGCGCAGCACGCCCTGGGCAAAGGTCATCAGCGTGCGGGTGAGGATATTGGCACCCTCCACCGTGATCGCCACCGGCATGGATTGATAGGCACCGAACAGATAATTGCCCGGACCGTCCTGGATGGCGCGACCGCCCTGGATATCGAAGGCATCGTCCATGCTGTCGCGCATGGCTTCGGTCGTGGTGTATTTCAACAGACCCGCGATCACCGCCGGGCGCTGGCCCTCGTCGACCATGGACGCGGTCAGCCTGCGGGTGGCCTCATACATATAGGCGCGCTTGATCATCTCGCCGAGCGGTTCGGCGACGCCTTCCATGATGCCGACGGGGATGCCAAACTGGCGGCGCACCCGCGCATAGGCGGAGGTGGCGCGCAGCGTCGCCTTGATCGAGGTGGTGCCGATGGCCGGCAGCGAAATGGCGCGGCCCGTCGACAGGCATTCCATCAGCATGCGCCAGCCCTGGCCGGCATAGTCCGTGCCGCCAATGAGGAAATCCATGGGGATGAACATGTCGGTGCCGCGCACCGGGCCGTTCATGAAGGCCTGCCGCGCCGGATAGTGCCGGCGCCCGATATCGAGCCCGGGATGATCGTGCGGGATCAGCGCCAGGGTGATGCCGATATTGTCGCCGCGGCCGAGCAGGTTGTCAGGGTCTTTGAGGATAAAGGCCAGGCCCACCAGCGTCGCGATCGGCGCCAGGGTAATGTAGCGCTTGTCGAAGCTGAGGCGGACGCCCAGCACCTCCTGCCCGTTATAGGTGCCCTTGGTGACCACGCCGATATCGCGCATGCCGCCAGCATCGGAGCCCGAATGCACCCCAGTGAGGGCAAAGCACGGCACTTCCTGGCCATTGGCCAACCGGTGCAGATATTTGTCCTTCTGCGCCTTGGTGCCGTATTTTTCGAGCAGTTCGCCCGGCCCGAGCGAATTGGGCACCATCACCGTGATCCCGGCCGCCACAGAGCGGCTGGCGATCTTGGAAACGATCATCGACTGCGCCTGCGCCGAAAAGCCGAGCCCTCCATGCTCCTTGCCGATCAGCATGCCCAAGAAGCCCTTGGACTTGAGGAAGTCCCACAGTTCCGGGCTGAGATCGGCACGATTGTGGCGGATATCCCAGTCGTCGATCATCTTGCAGGCGGTTTCGGTCTCGTTGTCGAGGAAGGCCTGTTCATCGGCAGTCAGCGTCAGCGGCCTGATGCCGGTGAGCTTGTCCCAGTCCGGGCGGCCCGAAAACAGTTCCGCGTCCCAGCCCACGGTCCCGGCATCCAGCGCTTCCTGCTCGGTGCGGCTCACCTTGGGCAGGATGGATTTGACCGCGCCATAGACCGGGGTGGTGAGCACCGCCATGCGGATCGGCTTGATGGCCAGGACCAGCAGCAGGGCGCCGAACACGATCAGCACCCAGCTGAACCAGCCCAGCCCGTAAGTCGCGCCGCTCTCGAGGAAATCCAGCCCGCTGGCCAGCCCGATGGCGACCAGACCAGCGCCCCATTGCCAGAGCGGGCTTTCCCGCATCGCCAGCACGGCAAATACGACGATACTGATCGCGATCAGCAAAAGGGCCATTCCCAGTCCTCCTCGGACGGGCCTGCCAGCAACCGGGGCAGCGCACCGCCATTTTCAAAATGCCGGGCTGGTGCCGCCTTGGAATCGGCCCAGCCTTACCCTTGCTTGCGCGCACCTTAGCGCGGTCCGGGGGCTTCACATAGGGTCAGTTTACTCAAGTTTACGTATACGTCAACTGATGGCCGCATAGGTAGCACGTATGGTCGCTGCGAGCGCTCACCACATTGTGGCCTTGCCGCTCCGGCAACGAATTGACGCTAACGTAAACCCATGGAATAGTTTACCGGCGCAGAACCGGAACACCGGTCGGAGCAGCATCTGGAGCAAGCCCGGCCCGGAAGGCGGGGAGCCCTGAGGAGGAGACGCCATGGACACGACCGATACCGGCCACGATGCCGTTCGCCCCTGGACTGCCAGCTATCCCGAGGGGATCGTCTGGGATGACGCCATCGACGAAACGCCCGTCCATGAGCAGGTTCTGGCGGCCTGCGCCAAGAACCCGGGCGCCACTGCTCTCGATTTCCTGGGCGGCACCACCAGCTTCGGCGAGCTCAGCGAACAGATCATCGCCTTTGCCGGCGCCTTGCAGAGCCAGTTTGGCGTCACCAAGGGCAGCCGCGTGGCGCTGATGCTGCCCAATACCCCCTTCTACCCCATCGCCTATTACGGCGTGCTGCGGGCCGGCGGCACCGTGGTCAATTGCAATCCGCTCTATACCGTGCCCGAGCTCAGCCACATCACCGCCAATGCCGGCGCCGATATCCTGGTGACGCTCGACCTCCAGCAGATTTACGAAAAGGGCGAAGCCCTGCTCAAGGCCGGCCACGTTGGCAAGCTGGTGGTCGCCCACTTCCCCAATGCCCTGCCGCTGGTCAAGAAAATCCTCTTCTCGATCGCCAAGCGCAAGGATCTGGCGCATCCCGAATATGGCGCCTCGATTGTCTCCTTCGAAAAGCTGATCGCCCGCAATGACAAGCCGGGCGCCGTGGCCATTGACCCGCGCAACGACATTGCCGTCCAGCAATATACCGGCGGCACCACCGGTGTGCCCAAGGGCGCCCTGCTGACCCACGCCAATATCGCGGCCAATATGAGCCAGATCGACAAATGGGGCTGCGGTCTGTTCTACCCGCCCTCCAAGGTCGTGGCGGTACTGCCCTTTTTCCACATCTTCGCCATGACCGTGTGCATGAACGTGCCGCTGTGCAACGGCACCCAGGTGGTCATGCTGCCACGCTTCGAGCTCAAGGCACTTTTGGGGCTTCTGACGCGCACCCGTGCCAATGTGTTGCCGGCCGTGCCGACCCTGCTCAATGCCGTCGCCCGCGCCGACAGTGCCACGGCTGAACAGCTGGCGAGCCTGGAAGTGGCCATCTCCGGCGGCGCTGCTCTGCCCGATGAAGTGCGCCACGCCTTTTCCAAGAAATCCAAGGCCATTCTGGCCGAAGGCTATGGTCTCACCGAAGCCTCGCCTGTGGTCTGTTGCGCAGCCCTGCGCGTGCCCTCCAAACCCATGTCCATCGGCCTGCCCCTGCCCGGCACCGATATCCGCTTCGTCGATGTCGACAGCGGCACGGTCGTCGGTGTCGGCGAGAATGGCGAATTGCAGGTCAAGGGTCCGCAGGTCATGGCCGGCTATTACGAAAATCCCGAGGCCAGCCAGGAGGCCTTCATGGATGGCTGGCTGCGCACCGGCGACGTCGGCCACATGGATGAGGACGGCTATGTCTTCCTCGTCGATCGCATCAAGGATCTCATCATCTGTTCGGGCTTCAACGTCTATCCGCGCACCATCGAGGAAGCGGCCATGACCCACGAGGCTGTCGAGGAGGTCAACGTCATCGGCGTACCCGACGAGTATCGCGGCGAAGCCCCGGTTGCCTTCGTCAAGCTCAAGGCCGGCAAGTCCGTCACCGAGGCCGATCTCAAGAGCTATCTGGCCGGTCGCCTCAACAAGATCGAAATGCCCAAGCAGGTCATCTTCAAGGATGCCTTGCCCAAGACGCTGATCGGCAAATTGTCCAAGAAGGAACTGCGTGAGGAATACGCGCAGATGCAGGCCAAGAAGTGACCGAGACCGACGCCGATAGCCGGGACCTCTACGCGATTGCCGATCTCGCCCGCGAGTTCGGCATCTCCACCCGTGCCATTCGCTTCTATGAGTCCAAGGGCCTGCTCTCGCCCGAACGCGTCGGCGCCACCCGTATCTTCCGGCGCCGAGACCGCGCCCGCCTGATTCTCATCCTGCGC includes the following:
- a CDS encoding acetyl-CoA C-acetyltransferase; its protein translation is MMTELKRVAIVGSARIPFARGGTAYADETNLSMLATVLGGVADKYGLKGQKVDEVVAGAVINHSRDFNIAREALLDAGLDPRTPGTTMQIACGTSLQAALMLAGKIASGQIDSGIAAGSDTVSDSPIVFGPKFQHRLLNANAAKTTGQKLGAFKGFSFGELTPVAPSVNEPRTGLSMGQHCELMAREWKISREAQDHLAVASHRNATQAYEDGFHDDLLVPCAGLVKDNNVRADANVEKMATLKPAFDKSSGQGTLTAGNSTPLTDGAAGVLLASEEWAKARGLPIQAYLTTGRVAGNDFAHGDGLLMAPTIAVSDMLARAGLGFEDIDYFELHEAFAAQVLCTLKAWTDPDYCRDVLGRDTVLGEIDPAAINVKGSSLAYGHPFAATGARILGLTAKMLASDPGKRALISVCTAGGMGVAAIVESAA
- a CDS encoding 3-hydroxyacyl-CoA dehydrogenase NAD-binding domain-containing protein → MIAPQATDTKHWSFHTDFEKIGWLTIHSPEGSVNTLSREAIMELETLVARIEDLAKRDELVGVALLSGKDSGFIAGADVSEFDSISEPSILTEALKRTHALFWRIENLKVPVVAGIHGFCLGGGLELALACHYRIAVNDDKTRIGFPEVNLGIFPGFGGTGRSIRQAGPVDAMSIMLTGKMLRAGAARGLNLVDKLVRHRDMLRWEGRKAVLQKRKSTPAGFNKRAMAMGPLRGVVAKQMREQAGKKARKEHYPAPYALIDLFEEHGNDWQAMVKGEIAAFVPLMASPTATNLRRVFFLSEGLKKQGIKGAKFARVHVIGAGVMGGDIAAWCAYRGMSVTLQDLDMARIQPALDRAKKLFQKRYKKKREVDAAMLRLVPDPQGTGVSRADVIIEAVVEKLEVKQTIFKGVEGRLKPGAILATNTSSIELERIAEALADPGRLIGLHFFNPVAQLPLVEVIRSTFNSDEAIGKGASFALAIGKSPVVVKSAPGFLVNRVLMPYMLGAVERVERGESKELLDAAAVAFGMPMGPIELMDTVGLDVGRSVATELGHAVPENSKFARLIAAGKLGRKTDEGFYKWEKGKAVKGEVPEHRDLAGLGRELVKPLVDMTEVVVAEGVVASPDLADVGVIMGTGFAPFLGGPMKARADGRA
- a CDS encoding acyl-CoA dehydrogenase, which produces MALLLIAISIVVFAVLAMRESPLWQWGAGLVAIGLASGLDFLESGATYGLGWFSWVLIVFGALLLVLAIKPIRMAVLTTPVYGAVKSILPKVSRTEQEALDAGTVGWDAELFSGRPDWDKLTGIRPLTLTADEQAFLDNETETACKMIDDWDIRHNRADLSPELWDFLKSKGFLGMLIGKEHGGLGFSAQAQSMIVSKIASRSVAAGITVMVPNSLGPGELLEKYGTKAQKDKYLHRLANGQEVPCFALTGVHSGSDAGGMRDIGVVTKGTYNGQEVLGVRLSFDKRYITLAPIATLVGLAFILKDPDNLLGRGDNIGITLALIPHDHPGLDIGRRHYPARQAFMNGPVRGTDMFIPMDFLIGGTDYAGQGWRMLMECLSTGRAISLPAIGTTSIKATLRATSAYARVRRQFGIPVGIMEGVAEPLGEMIKRAYMYEATRRLTASMVDEGQRPAVIAGLLKYTTTEAMRDSMDDAFDIQGGRAIQDGPGNYLFGAYQSMPVAITVEGANILTRTLMTFAQGVLRAHPYLLREIQAVQDKDRKAGLDAFDGAFGGHTAFMLRNIVASFLHGLTNGAFASSPNQGPMTRWYRRLHRYAQDFALVADWTTVVLGGALKRKQKLSGRMADLLGELYLMSATLKRFDEEGRIEEDRELIDAIMADRVANMERIFAEVFANFPNPFFANAMRFLCFPLGRHAKRASDRVNYRFVRAVLRPGGFRDRLTTGVYVSMDPNDVTGVLEDAFIKVTEAEDIEAKFVKAARKGVFERRLDRDAIDDAVAAGVLNDNEAGVMRAADEATNRAVHVDDFQMDVLKPTTQQAAE
- a CDS encoding long-chain fatty acid--CoA ligase; translation: MDTTDTGHDAVRPWTASYPEGIVWDDAIDETPVHEQVLAACAKNPGATALDFLGGTTSFGELSEQIIAFAGALQSQFGVTKGSRVALMLPNTPFYPIAYYGVLRAGGTVVNCNPLYTVPELSHITANAGADILVTLDLQQIYEKGEALLKAGHVGKLVVAHFPNALPLVKKILFSIAKRKDLAHPEYGASIVSFEKLIARNDKPGAVAIDPRNDIAVQQYTGGTTGVPKGALLTHANIAANMSQIDKWGCGLFYPPSKVVAVLPFFHIFAMTVCMNVPLCNGTQVVMLPRFELKALLGLLTRTRANVLPAVPTLLNAVARADSATAEQLASLEVAISGGAALPDEVRHAFSKKSKAILAEGYGLTEASPVVCCAALRVPSKPMSIGLPLPGTDIRFVDVDSGTVVGVGENGELQVKGPQVMAGYYENPEASQEAFMDGWLRTGDVGHMDEDGYVFLVDRIKDLIICSGFNVYPRTIEEAAMTHEAVEEVNVIGVPDEYRGEAPVAFVKLKAGKSVTEADLKSYLAGRLNKIEMPKQVIFKDALPKTLIGKLSKKELREEYAQMQAKK